A genome region from Arachis duranensis cultivar V14167 chromosome 8, aradu.V14167.gnm2.J7QH, whole genome shotgun sequence includes the following:
- the LOC107460741 gene encoding uncharacterized protein LOC107460741, which yields MEAAHASHVADEEDLTQNHPQSQPDQNNINDGNTTTNASPPNGATIPAATNLVGPTTSSEPAPAPKRRGRPTFVRGNSVPPRGRGSTTRRRMAATTTPPTPAQNAAAAPLPPAQPRVVRHDVGSRSQIPASPSNVGSLPQGPLLRPTHQAQPTAPFKPPTVTRETMAAASPATQSRFTSFMSTPSLKKKKPSRPPPSKPSTNDKK from the exons ATGGAGGCTGCACATGCTTCACATGTTGCagatgaggaagacctcactcAAAACCATCCACAAAGTCAGCCTGATCAG AATAACATCAATGATGGCAACACTACAACAAATGCTTCACCCCCTAATGGAGCCACCATTCCAGCAGCAACCAACTTGGTTGGTCCAACAACTAGTTCAGAACCAGCACCTGCACCAAAGAGGAGAGGCAGACCAACTTTTGTAAGGGGCAACTCAGTtccaccaagaggaagaggcagCACCACTCGAAGAAGAATGGCAGCCACTACAACACCTCCAACTCCAGCACAAAATGCAGCAGCTGCACCACTACCCCCTGCTCAACCTAGGGTTGTCAGGCATGATGTTGGGTCTAGATCCCAAATTCCTGCATCTCCATCCAATGTTGGGTCATTGCCTCAAGGTCCATTACTTAGGCCCACTCATCAGGCCCAACCTACAGCACCATTTAAGCCACCAACTGTGACTAGGGAGACCATGGCAGCAGCAAGCCCAGCCACACAGAGCAGGTTCACAAGCTTCATGTCCACCCCAtccttgaagaagaaaaagccatcCAGACCACCACCATCAAAGCCATCAACAAATGACAAGAAATGA
- the LOC110274782 gene encoding uncharacterized protein LOC110274782, whose amino-acid sequence MSPYFQDMLDGVAGIGPGYKGLSYDKLRVHLLSDLKRESQMLVDNYRSAWKETGCTIMADGWTDQRQRTLINFLVYCSKGLCFVKSVNASSMVKNASHLCNLFSEVIEWIGLNNIVHVVTDNAANYVAACRLINRKYDNIYWSPCAAHCLNLILKDISSMVHISNLATRASKITVFVYNHTVFLSWLRQRPHWREIIRPGATRFATVFITLKSIFDRKKELQQLVVDSIFTDHKLGRNATGRAVSAIILDCKFWDDCFTICKLVGPLIYLLRVVDADDKLSLGYIYEGMLRTEDAIKEMFRQSKTAY is encoded by the coding sequence ATGTCGCCATATTTCCAAGATATGTTGGATGGTGTTGCTGGTATTGGACCTGGTTACAAGGGGCTTTCTTATGATAAGTTAAGGGTTCATTTGTTGTCTGATCTTAAAAGAGAAAGTCAAATGCTAGTTGATAATTATAGGAGTGCATGGAAGGAAACTGGATGTACCATCATGGCTGATGGTTGGACAGATCAAAGACAAAGAACGTTAATCAATTTCTTGGTGTATTGTTCTAAAGGTTTGTGCTTCGTGAAATCAGTAAATGCTTCCAGCATGGTAAAAAATGCTTCACACTTGTGTAATTTGTTTTCTGAGGTGATTGAATGGATTGGCCTAAATAATATTGTGCATGTTGTGACTGACAATGCGGCCAATTATGTTGCTGCTTGTAGGCTTATCAATAGAAAATATGATAATATCTATTGGTCACCATGTGCTGCTCATTGccttaatcttattttaaaagatataagcAGCATGGTACATATTTCTAACCTTGCAACTCGTGCTTCAAAGATCACAGTATTTGTGTACAATCATACGGTTTTCTTATCTTGGCTAAGACAAAGACCTCATTGGAGAGAAATTATACGTCCTGGTGCAACTCGGTTTGCAACTGTATTTATTACATTGAAGAGCATCTTTGACCGTAAAAAGGAGTTGCAACAATTGGTTGTAGATTCAATTTTCACTGATCATAAATTAGGAAGGAATGCTACTGGTAGAGCCGTGAGTGCTATTATTCTGGACTGCAAATTTTGGGACGATTGCTTTACTATATGTAAACTTGTGGGCCCTCTGATTTACTTGCTGAGGGTTGTTGATGCTGATGACAAACTATCTTTGGGATATATTTATGAAGGAATGCTAAGGACAGAAGATGCAATTAAGGAGATGTTTAGGCAATCCAAGACTGCATATTAG